In Oligoflexus sp., the genomic stretch CGGGCCTCGCCGAGGCTTTGGCGCAGGCAGGGCACATTGTTTTTGTCCTGGATAATCCGGGTGATCTTCCCATCCAGGCGGTGACTTTAGCCGCGGATCTGGCCAAGGTTATGCGAACAAACCTGGACAGCATCCAGGGCCTTCCTCCCTCTTTAAAAAATCCCGCGCTTGAATCCCTCCCGCTGCGCGCCATGGGCCATAGCCTCGGCGGGGCTGTGCTCGGCGCCGAGATTGGCAACACGGCTTCGCTCTTTCAGGACATCATCCTGATCGGAGTCTCGCGCCTTGTCACCACACCCGAAGCTCCCGCCGTGAATGTCACCATGCTGCTCGGGGAACGGGATGGACTCGCCGCCCGCAGCGCTGTGGATCAACTTGCCGCAAAGTTAAATACCCAGACGCGGCTGATCCCTGGCGTGAATCATTTCTGTATTATTACCGATCCGAATGCAGGAGCCCCGGATAAGAAAGCCCAGGATCTTCCGACTGATTTAAGCAGCGATCAATGTGTGGCGCGTGTGGCTTCGCTTTTGCTATCACTCTGGGGTGAACCGAACTCTTCTGATAAGGGATAAACCATGAAAGTCCTCCGCCCGCTTCATCTCCCGGACCGAACATCTCTTGGTCTAGTCTTTCTCCGCGTTTTGGCTGGTGTGGCCATGATGATTCACGGCTGGTCCAAAATTCAAGCGCCTTTGAACTGGATGGGTCCTGATGCTGCTGTTCCGGGAGCCTTGCAGGCCCTCGCTGCTCTGGCGGAATTTGGAGGTGGATTGGCCTGGGTACTGGGCCTTGTGATGCCTCTCGCATCCTTCGGCATGGCCTGTACGATGGCGGTCGCTGTTTACTTTCATGCCGTTGTCCGCGGCGACCCCTTTGTGGGGCAGGGCAGCTCGTATGAACTGGCGTCCGTCTATTTTGTGATCGCGGTGCTTTTCCTTTTGAGCGGACCAGGACGGTATTCCCTGGATCACAAACTCTTCCGCTGATGTCCATAAAAAAACCCGGATCGTTTACACGGATCCGGGCTTTCTCTTTACTGAACCGCAGCCGCTCTTTGCGTTTGCCAGCCGCGATAAATAACCCCCTCCTCGCGCTTCAGCCGGTGTCCTGTGCGGGCATCGGTGCAGCAGACGTCTTCCGTTTCCGACTTGCTGAGTGGGAAGTAGTCGCCGTTGCCGAGGAAGATGGCGTAAATCAACTTGTAAGGGAAGCGGACGACATCGCCGTCCGCCGATCGGCCTTCATAGGACAGATTCGTAAACTGCCTTATGATGAGGCCGCCCGAATTATGGATACCGTAATCGAGCAGAGTCAGAAGCTGTTTGCGATGATCGCGATGGTAGCCAACGCTCCCTGTTTCACTGACATCAAACACAAAATCAGAAGTCTCATCGTCGAGCAGTATGCTCAGAGTCACCACTTTTTTGCCCGGCATATCCCGGATCAACGTCAGAAGTTCGCGTGCTTTCTTCATGCCTGTGCTTCCCCCTCCGTGGTCACGGGACAGCCTCTGATCGAGCGTGAGGCTTCCTATCCCGCTTTTTTGTTGAAAGCAAAGTGCAGAGCATCATCCTTGACAGAGACGTGGATCACGCCGCCCTTCGACATCTCGCCGAATAGAAGCTCGTCAGCCAAAGGCTGCTTCACTTTCTCTTCCACCAGACGGCGAATCGGTCTTGCACCATAGGCTTCGTCATACCCCTTCAAAGCAAGCCAGGCGATGGCTTCCTGATCGAACTCGAGCGTGACCTTCTTCTTCGCCAGCTTATCGTTGAGTTCCTCAACGAATTTCTTCGCGACCATCTGCACCACATCCTGAGGCAAAGGACCAAAGGTGATGATGGCATTCAAACGGTTGCGGAATTCAGGCGAGAAGGATTCCTTCACCGCTCGTGACAGACCCTGACCTTCGGCCCGGGCTTTGGTGCCTTTGTCAAAGCCAATGGACTGCTGACTCAACTCCTTCGCGCCCGCGTTGGTGGTCATGATGATCACCACATTGCGGAAATCTGCCTTACGACCATTGTTATCCGTAAGAGTACCATGATCCATCACCTGGAGCAGGATGTTCTGCATGTCCGGGTGAGCTTTTTCGATCTCATCCAGCAGCAGCACAGCGTGCGGATTCTTGGTGATGGCATCCGTCAGAAGACCACCTTGATCGAAACCCACATAGCCGGGAGGTGCACCGATCAAACGGGACACCGAATGCCGCTCCATGTATTCGCTCATATCAAAGCGAATCATTTCGATCCCCATGGTCTTCGCCAGCTGCTTGGCCACCTCGGTTTTACCGACACCCGTAGGTCCGGTGAAGAGGAACGAACCGATCGGCCGGTCTTCATCACCCAGGCCCGAACGCGAAAGCTTGATGGCCGAAGCCAGCGCTTCAATCGCCCGATCCTGACCGAAGACTTTGGCTTTCAGACGGCTATCCAGATCACGCAGGGATTCACGTTCGGTGACGGTCACCTTGCTGATCGGAATGCGAGCCATCTTCGCGACCACGGTTTGCACCATTTCCGCGGTGATGGTCCGATTGCCTTTGCCATTCTGTCCTTTCAGAGCGACCGCGGCAGCGGCTTCATCGATCACGTCAATCGCCTTGTCAGGCAACTTGCGATCGGTGATATAACGCGACGACAGGTCCACCGCGGCCTGCAGGGCAGCCGGAGAATAGTGGACGTTATGATGCTTCTCATACTGGCCCTTGATGCCTTTCAGGATCTTGAGCGCATCGTCGCGGGATGGTTCCTCGATATCAATCTTTTGGAAACGACGCGCCAGGGCGTGATCGTTCTCAAAGTGATTCCGGTATTCCTTGAACGTGGTCGAACCCATGCAGCGCACATCACCGGAGGCCAAAGCCGGCTTCAGGATGTTGGACGCATCCAAAGCACCACCGCCGACAGCGCCCGCACCGATGATCGTATGGATCTCGTCGATGAAGAGCACGTGTTTCGGCGTCTTTTGCAGGGCTTTGATCACACCTTTCAACCTTTGTTCAAAGTCGCCGCGGAATTTGGAACCGGCGATCAGCGAACCCATGTCCAGCGAAAACACCTTGAGCCCGCGCAGAGCTTCCGGCACCTCGTTGTTCACGACCTTCAACGCCAGCCCTTCGGCCAGCGCCGTCTTACCCACACCGGCATCCCCGACGAAGAGAGGATTGTTTTTCCGGCGCCGGCAGAGGACCTGCATAATCCGCTCCAGCTCAAAATCGCGACCGATCAAAGGATCGATTTTGCCCTGACGAGCTCGCTCGACAAGGTCGACCGCAAATTTACCCAGGGGATCTTTGGATGGGGCTTCACCCTCATCTTCCGATTGTCCGGGCAGAAAGCGTGACGAACTGTCTTCGGGATCGCTACCGGGCTCATCCGCATTTTTGCTGACGCCATGCGAAAGGTACTGGATCACATCGAGACGCGTGATTTTTTCTTTTTCCAGGTAGAAGACCGCGAACGAATCTTTCTCGGAAAAAATCGCGACCAGGACGTTGGCGCCCTGGATCTTTTCTTTGCCTGCCGACTGCACGTGCTGCGCAGCCCTCTGGATCACCCGCTGGAAGCCAATGGTTGGCTGCGGCAGCTGACCCGAGCGCAGGGAATTGTTGTCAATGTGTTCTTCAAAGAATGATTCCAAGTCACGGCGGACATTATCGATGCTGCCCCCACAAGCCTCAATCGCTTCGCGGGCTGTGGCATTGTGGAGAAGAGCATAGAGTATGTGCTCGACAGTTACGTAGGGATGCCCACGCCGTGTTGCTTCACTCACCGCTAGATTCAGACTTATTTCGAGATCTGGGCTAAGCATGCTAATAACCGACTCCTTTCACGCCCTCTCCATGACGCACTGAAGAGGGTGCCCGTTTTGCCGTGCTTCTTCGGTCACTAAGGTTACCTTCGTCTCGGCAATCTCATAGGGGTATATACCACAGAGAGCACGCCCTTCGTTATGGACTTTTAACATAAGATCGGTGGCCGCAGCGTGATCCTTGTTGAAGTATTTTTCTAGAATATGAACGACGAACTCCATAGGTGTATAATCGTCGTTCAGCAAATAAACCCCGTAAAGCCGAGGTTTTTGTGTGAGGACTCTTTCCTTCAAGATGATGCTGGTATCGTTCTCGCCAGCTGGTTTTCCGCCCATGTCCGTTTCACTCCTCAACTACGGCAAGGATTCTCCACTCATCATACCCGAAGCAGACTTCCCTTTGATAGAAGGTAAGTACGAACATCAGGGTGTCAAGGGGGGTACATAAAGGGAGGAATCAGTCCAGGCGAATGATAACCCGGCGATTGGCGCGACGTGCTTCCTGCAAAGACTGTCCTGTTTTTCCTTCAATCGGTATTTTTGGCTGCGTGTGAGCCACAGCCTGGACTCTCATCCGTTTCTCATCCAGGCCACGATCCTTCAGCAATTTCAAAAGAGTAATACCGCGGGCTGCGCTCAATTCCCAGTTCGATTTAAACAATTTGGATTGGATTGATAAATCGTCCGTGTGACCTTCTATGCTGACCGTATAACGGTCGGGAGCCTGAGACAGGATACTCAGTACCTTGTCCGTGGTTTTTTCAAAGTCAGGACTGGCCTGGGCTGAACCCGAGGCGAAAACGAGCCTTTCGCTGAACTCCAGGAGCAGGCCGTTGATGTCGATGCGGACGCGAATATCGTCCTCCAGCTTCAGCTGCTTGATGGCCTTTTCCAAATCCTCGGCGACAACGCTCAGGTTGGCGAGTTTGTCCGCAGCCGGATCCTCTGCCTGCACAGCGCTCGCGACCTTATCATACTGCTCGCGGTCAGGCTTCGACATCGACAGCATGAGAGCGAAGAAGGCCATAAGGATGAAGGTGAGGTCGGTGAGGCTGTAGAGCCAGAGGGCTTCCTTTTTTTTCACCTTGATGCGTGGGGGGCTCGCGCTATCGAATTCCGCCATGATTCACCTTTTCGCCTGCGGGGCTGCGGTGGACGCGGCGCTACCGGACGCCTGCTGGCGCTGCGTATAGGTACTCATGATGTCGCGCATGTGAATACTGGACTTTTTGCCCTTCAGGGAGAGGACGCCCTCCAGGACCATGAGGTCAATCTGCAGGGACTTCTCGGCTTCGAGCTGAATTTTCTCTGCACAGGGTGCATAGATAATGTTGCCGAGGATAAGTCCATAGAATGTCGTGATCATGGCCATCGCCATGCCGCTGCCGATGGACTCCGGGTTTTTCAGGTTGGCCATCATCGAGATCAGGCCCATCACCGTACCCATGAGCCCCACGCCCGGCGCCAGGCGCGCGAGGTTATCGAAAAGGTTATTGGCCAGGGACATCCGCATCTGCTGGGCATTGATTTTATTTTGAATATTGTGGCGAATTTCTTCGATGGTGAAATCGTTGAGAATGAGGGAAAGCCCATCGCGCAGAAGGGGGTGGCGAACCTGATTCCGCACCTTCATCAGAGAGCCTATGCCTTCTGACCGCACAAGGGCCGAAGACCTTGTCAGGACGTCGATGACTTCCTTTTCTGTGCGCCCTTGCACGCGGAAGAGCGCCTGGGCCAGAATCGAAAAACCGACCGCGAAATCCCTGAGTCCATGCGAGAGGAGCATCACGCTCGGCGGCATGATCCCAAGCAGGACGATACTCGGTTTATCCAAATACCCATGAAACGACGTAGCAGGATGCGTCGCTGCAAAGTACAAACTGTAAACAATGCCTATGATGCCGATGATAAGGGACACGTGGGGACCTCCGTTCCCTGAGAACCCTATCTTTATTCTAGGGAGGTCCTTCGAAGCTGTCAGTCAGCAGGCTTTGCCCATGCCGATGTCGGGAAAGTCACCCTCCGAGCATTGCCCACGTCCGGGTATAAATAGCCCAAACTAAAGTGTCAGAAGCCATAAAATTCCTTTGTTTATATCTCAATACCTAGATTGACCGACCCCATATTCGATGTTAAAAGAGAAGCATGGTGAAATAGACGAGAAGATAGTTATGTCAAACGGCTGCCGTGGTGGGCTTCACCGCTGCATTGCAATATGTCGTACTCCGGGAGGATGCCTTGCATGAAAAAGGATATGGCGGTCAAATACCCCCATTCAGCCAATCTCTTTCAATTCTGTCGCAAGGTACTCGATCATAAATTCGGTGGCATTCGCGTCATAGATCAGGACGTCGGGCAGATCCTCGGCTTTGATCCGGCTGACTGCAGTCACTGGAAAAAAGGCAAAAAGAACATTCGTTCCATTCAGGCCATGAAATCCATCGCCAAGCATCTGGGCGTGGATGAAAGGCTCGTCGTCGACGTCGCGTGCGGGGAGATGACGGAATGGGAAGCCTTCTACGAATACACGGGCTATGGTGATTTCACTCCGGATCCCAAAGTGCTGGATTCCGCGAAAAAGGAATACTACAGGCGCAACGCCAACAGCTGGGGCCGCGAGAAGGAACTCGAATTCAAAAAGCAATTCGAAGTCAATGAACCGGAAATCAATCGGATCGTGCGCAGCATCCACGAGACGATCAATTTCCATGAAGCGCCGCTCTATCTGCCCGAGATCGTCGCCTCCTATCCCGAACTCGCCATGCGCGCGGTCGATAAGCATCCCGAGAAAAACGAAGAGCCGATCACGGTCCTGGAGCCTGAGCCAGGCAAGATCATGATTGAATATCCCATGGACGTGAAGATGCGGCCTTACATCCGTTATCGCATCGCGAAAGCCATGGCGTCCTATTTCCTGAAGAAAAATAATGTCACGCCGCCGGCCGACAACACCGAACATTCCGCGTATATCGCCGAAGTTCAGGCCAATCTCTTCGCGGCCAAGCTTTTGACTCCGGCTTATCTGATTCGCAAGGAACTCGCGAATCTGGATGCGGCCAAGGATATCGTCGCGCAACTCGCCGATGTCTTCTGGATGTCGAAAACCTTCATGAACGGTCGTCTCAAGGAAATCCTGGAGAAATCGGCTGAAATTTGAGCAGCCTTAAGAGCTGGAGTCAGAACGAAGCTTCCGCTAGACTGATTGTGGGCGCCAGATTACCCGGTGCCTTCATCGTGATCCAGTAAGGGAGGAAAAGATGGCGAGTCGCCGCCTGCGCCTGACTCTATGCCTCGTTTTGAGTCTGGCCCCACATCATGCGTGGTCCCAGGAACCAGCTCCAGCTGCGATGCCCAAACCTGACCAAACGCCTGTTCCCACGCAGCCAGGTGTCCGGCAAATTCCACCGCCCAAGGCCCCGGC encodes the following:
- a CDS encoding DoxX family protein, which codes for MKVLRPLHLPDRTSLGLVFLRVLAGVAMMIHGWSKIQAPLNWMGPDAAVPGALQALAALAEFGGGLAWVLGLVMPLASFGMACTMAVAVYFHAVVRGDPFVGQGSSYELASVYFVIAVLFLLSGPGRYSLDHKLFR
- the clpA gene encoding ATP-dependent Clp protease ATP-binding subunit ClpA; the protein is MLSPDLEISLNLAVSEATRRGHPYVTVEHILYALLHNATAREAIEACGGSIDNVRRDLESFFEEHIDNNSLRSGQLPQPTIGFQRVIQRAAQHVQSAGKEKIQGANVLVAIFSEKDSFAVFYLEKEKITRLDVIQYLSHGVSKNADEPGSDPEDSSSRFLPGQSEDEGEAPSKDPLGKFAVDLVERARQGKIDPLIGRDFELERIMQVLCRRRKNNPLFVGDAGVGKTALAEGLALKVVNNEVPEALRGLKVFSLDMGSLIAGSKFRGDFEQRLKGVIKALQKTPKHVLFIDEIHTIIGAGAVGGGALDASNILKPALASGDVRCMGSTTFKEYRNHFENDHALARRFQKIDIEEPSRDDALKILKGIKGQYEKHHNVHYSPAALQAAVDLSSRYITDRKLPDKAIDVIDEAAAAVALKGQNGKGNRTITAEMVQTVVAKMARIPISKVTVTERESLRDLDSRLKAKVFGQDRAIEALASAIKLSRSGLGDEDRPIGSFLFTGPTGVGKTEVAKQLAKTMGIEMIRFDMSEYMERHSVSRLIGAPPGYVGFDQGGLLTDAITKNPHAVLLLDEIEKAHPDMQNILLQVMDHGTLTDNNGRKADFRNVVIIMTTNAGAKELSQQSIGFDKGTKARAEGQGLSRAVKESFSPEFRNRLNAIITFGPLPQDVVQMVAKKFVEELNDKLAKKKVTLEFDQEAIAWLALKGYDEAYGARPIRRLVEEKVKQPLADELLFGEMSKGGVIHVSVKDDALHFAFNKKAG
- the clpS gene encoding ATP-dependent Clp protease adapter ClpS, with the translated sequence MRSETDMGGKPAGENDTSIILKERVLTQKPRLYGVYLLNDDYTPMEFVVHILEKYFNKDHAAATDLMLKVHNEGRALCGIYPYEIAETKVTLVTEEARQNGHPLQCVMERA
- a CDS encoding OmpA/MotB family protein is translated as MAEFDSASPPRIKVKKKEALWLYSLTDLTFILMAFFALMLSMSKPDREQYDKVASAVQAEDPAADKLANLSVVAEDLEKAIKQLKLEDDIRVRIDINGLLLEFSERLVFASGSAQASPDFEKTTDKVLSILSQAPDRYTVSIEGHTDDLSIQSKLFKSNWELSAARGITLLKLLKDRGLDEKRMRVQAVAHTQPKIPIEGKTGQSLQEARRANRRVIIRLD
- a CDS encoding motility protein A, with the protein product MSLIIGIIGIVYSLYFAATHPATSFHGYLDKPSIVLLGIMPPSVMLLSHGLRDFAVGFSILAQALFRVQGRTEKEVIDVLTRSSALVRSEGIGSLMKVRNQVRHPLLRDGLSLILNDFTIEEIRHNIQNKINAQQMRMSLANNLFDNLARLAPGVGLMGTVMGLISMMANLKNPESIGSGMAMAMITTFYGLILGNIIYAPCAEKIQLEAEKSLQIDLMVLEGVLSLKGKKSSIHMRDIMSTYTQRQQASGSAASTAAPQAKR